From Mycobacteriales bacterium, a single genomic window includes:
- a CDS encoding helix-turn-helix transcriptional regulator: YEQAGLHWLAAETAAASLACADLDQRPDWATADRRLLERVTARADVDLPELWWRGGDRFAPLTQREREITELAAGGWSSPRIAGHLQLSRRTIENHLQHSYRKLGVTRREELAAALGRRG; the protein is encoded by the coding sequence TACGAGCAGGCCGGCCTGCACTGGCTCGCCGCCGAGACCGCGGCCGCGTCGCTGGCCTGCGCCGACCTCGACCAGCGGCCGGACTGGGCCACCGCCGACCGCCGGCTGCTGGAGCGGGTCACCGCCCGCGCCGACGTCGACCTGCCGGAGCTGTGGTGGCGCGGCGGGGACCGGTTCGCGCCGCTGACCCAGCGGGAGCGGGAGATCACCGAGCTGGCCGCCGGCGGCTGGTCGTCGCCGCGGATCGCCGGGCATCTGCAGCTGTCCCGGCGCACGATCGAGAACCACCTGCAGCACAGCTACCGCAAGCTCGGCGTCACCCGGCGCGAGGAGCTGGCCGCCGCCCTCGGCCGCCGCGGGTAG